The following proteins are encoded in a genomic region of Bosea beijingensis:
- a CDS encoding NAD(P)/FAD-dependent oxidoreductase has product MTPFSAEPPYALTAVAAPETGRLAGTREVDMLLVGGGYGGLLTAIELAEAGARVAVVEARGIGAGGSGRNHGQCIPVFRYLDPAILPKKGIDLLAQAGARVFDRIARHDLRCEAIQKGTLSAAYNHRTLAATRAAQAKYAGYGKTERYLDADEVAELTSTRAFQGGWVHREGGHVNPLGYARELARLALSLGVEVFTDSPMTGFSRDGGRWSVRTPEGEIRAKAVGLTTDAYSTAAVPGAVTQGFFPLTSYAVASRPLTEEERAAVMPSGMNFGDTHHDPMFFRIDASGRIITGGLQEPGRGSRFDYTAGFMTRRLARIWPVLAGLDWEFMWTGTISMALDQTPSIQKLDDGLWALSGWSGRGVPTSAALSFAFARTLENPATGLDWWPQRQPPKVVAGALLGRMVQLCRGPFNQLRDRIER; this is encoded by the coding sequence ATGACCCCGTTTTCAGCCGAACCGCCCTATGCACTGACCGCCGTTGCAGCCCCGGAGACCGGGCGCCTCGCCGGCACGCGCGAGGTCGACATGCTGCTGGTCGGCGGCGGCTATGGCGGCCTGCTGACCGCGATCGAGCTTGCCGAGGCCGGGGCGCGGGTCGCGGTGGTCGAGGCGCGGGGAATCGGTGCCGGCGGCTCTGGGCGCAACCACGGCCAGTGCATCCCGGTCTTTCGCTATCTCGACCCCGCGATCCTGCCGAAGAAGGGCATCGATCTGCTGGCCCAGGCCGGGGCACGGGTTTTCGACCGGATCGCACGGCACGACCTGCGTTGCGAGGCGATCCAGAAGGGTACGCTCAGTGCGGCCTATAATCACCGGACGCTGGCAGCCACCCGCGCGGCGCAGGCGAAATACGCAGGCTACGGCAAGACCGAGCGCTACCTCGATGCCGACGAGGTCGCCGAACTGACCAGCACGCGCGCCTTCCAGGGCGGCTGGGTCCATCGCGAAGGAGGACATGTCAATCCGCTCGGCTATGCCCGCGAACTGGCGCGCCTGGCGCTGTCGCTCGGGGTCGAGGTTTTCACCGACAGCCCGATGACCGGCTTCTCGCGCGACGGCGGTCGCTGGAGTGTTCGTACACCCGAGGGCGAAATCCGCGCCAAGGCCGTCGGTTTGACGACCGACGCCTATTCGACGGCGGCGGTTCCCGGAGCGGTGACGCAGGGCTTCTTCCCGCTGACGAGCTATGCCGTTGCGAGCCGCCCGCTGACGGAAGAGGAGCGCGCGGCCGTCATGCCCTCGGGCATGAATTTCGGTGACACCCATCATGACCCGATGTTCTTCCGCATCGATGCGTCCGGGCGGATCATCACTGGCGGCCTGCAGGAGCCCGGCCGCGGCAGCCGCTTCGACTACACGGCTGGCTTCATGACCCGCCGGCTGGCGCGGATCTGGCCCGTGCTCGCGGGGCTGGACTGGGAATTCATGTGGACAGGCACGATCAGCATGGCGCTCGACCAGACGCCCTCGATCCAGAAGCTCGACGACGGGCTCTGGGCGCTGTCGGGCTGGTCGGGCCGTGGCGTGCCGACCTCGGCGGCGCTGTCCTTCGCCTTCGCCCGGACATTGGAGAATCCCGCCACGGGGCTCGACTGGTGGCCCCAGCGCCAACCGCCAAAGGTCGTCGCCGGCGCCTTGCTGGGGCGGATGGTGCAGCTCTGCCGAGGTCCGTTCAATCAATTGCGGGACCGGATCGAGCGCTGA
- a CDS encoding tape measure protein — MTKSQGALNAVYPRAFDISQNTRTSTSGTIELYARLQKSTRGMGCSANTLLGVTETVNQTLATTPGPAGSAEAALLLLSQGMASVTLRGEELNSVMEQAPHLAQLIADGMGIPIGSL, encoded by the coding sequence GTGACCAAGTCGCAGGGCGCGCTGAATGCCGTCTATCCGCGCGCCTTCGACATCTCGCAGAACACGCGAACGAGCACGTCCGGCACCATCGAGCTGTATGCCCGGCTCCAGAAGTCGACGCGCGGCATGGGCTGCTCCGCCAATACGCTGCTGGGGGTGACCGAGACCGTCAACCAGACGCTGGCCACCACGCCCGGTCCGGCCGGATCCGCCGAGGCTGCGCTCCTCCTGCTCTCGCAGGGCATGGCGTCTGTTACGTTGCGTGGAGAAGAACTGAACTCGGTCATGGAGCAGGCGCCCCACCTCGCCCAGTTGATCGCGGACGGCATGGGCATCCCCATCGGCTCGCTCTAG
- a CDS encoding ABC transporter permease — protein MTEAAATAPRQRSSHARDVWRRFRKHRGAMIGTVILGAILLAIIAGPWLWQLDPTAISMRLRNRGPSLAHPLGTDHLGRDMLARLIAGGRVSLTVGMTAMGLSLLLGTLVGVCAGFLRGLDGILMRLTDLFLALPLLPLLLVMSMLFREPLSQWLGAETGIFLLIVTAIGGTSWMHTARLVRGEVLTLKEREFVLAARSVGTRNGKMILRHILPNVLSPILVSATLGIAGAIITESSLSFLGLGFPPDFPTWGRLLYDAVDQIQLYPMRVILPGIAISLTVLSVNYIGDGLRDAMDPRARSR, from the coding sequence ATGACTGAGGCCGCCGCGACTGCCCCCCGCCAGCGCTCCAGCCATGCGCGCGATGTCTGGCGCCGGTTCCGCAAGCATCGCGGCGCGATGATCGGCACGGTGATCCTCGGCGCGATCCTGCTGGCGATCATCGCCGGCCCCTGGCTGTGGCAGCTCGATCCGACCGCCATTTCCATGCGGCTGCGCAACCGGGGGCCGTCGCTGGCTCATCCGCTCGGCACCGATCATCTCGGGCGCGACATGCTGGCGCGCCTGATCGCGGGCGGGCGGGTCTCGCTCACGGTTGGAATGACCGCGATGGGGCTTTCGCTGCTGCTGGGGACGCTGGTGGGCGTCTGTGCGGGCTTCCTGCGCGGGCTCGATGGTATCCTGATGCGGCTGACCGACCTCTTCCTCGCGCTCCCCCTGCTGCCGCTGCTCCTCGTCATGTCGATGCTGTTCCGCGAGCCGTTGTCGCAATGGCTCGGCGCCGAGACCGGAATCTTCCTGCTGATCGTCACGGCCATCGGCGGAACGAGCTGGATGCACACCGCGCGCCTCGTCCGTGGGGAGGTCCTCACTCTGAAGGAGCGCGAATTCGTCCTGGCCGCCCGGTCGGTGGGCACGCGCAACGGCAAGATGATCCTGCGCCACATCCTGCCCAATGTGCTGTCGCCGATCCTGGTTTCGGCGACGCTCGGAATCGCCGGCGCAATCATCACCGAAAGCTCGCTGTCCTTCCTCGGACTCGGCTTCCCGCCGGATTTCCCGACCTGGGGCCGCTTGCTCTATGACGCGGTCGACCAGATTCAACTTTATCCGATGCGGGTGATCCTGCCCGGCATCGCGATCTCGTTGACGGTGCTGTCGGTCAACTATATCGGCGACGGCCTGCGCGACGCGATGGACCCACGGGCAAGGTCGCGCTGA
- a CDS encoding N-formylglutamate amidohydrolase yields the protein MRANPPIVLNPQGRLPGLIAVDHAGRSIPPGLGDLGLAPAWHESHYFCDLGVAELAHDLAARIDVPIVLCDVSRLVIDVNRWVDDPRSIPVALEGTPITLNAALSAAEREERQDAVFWPYHRLLAEIWARQTTRHERPFFFALHSCTRVFDGLHRPWDGGTIWHDDDTLSRHLLGHIGAEKGLVLGDNQPYSGRSGVYTVDWHSYGTGLPACGFEVTNDLLETGPDRARWASRLAGALTAAIDQGVAA from the coding sequence ATGCGTGCCAATCCGCCGATCGTGCTGAACCCGCAAGGTCGCTTGCCCGGGTTGATCGCGGTCGATCATGCCGGCCGCTCGATCCCGCCGGGCCTCGGCGATCTCGGGCTCGCGCCCGCCTGGCATGAAAGTCACTATTTCTGCGATCTCGGCGTCGCGGAGCTCGCCCATGACCTCGCCGCCCGGATCGACGTGCCGATCGTTCTCTGCGACGTCAGCCGCCTCGTCATCGACGTGAACCGCTGGGTCGACGACCCCCGCTCGATCCCCGTGGCGCTGGAAGGCACGCCCATCACGCTCAACGCAGCCTTGTCGGCGGCCGAGCGGGAGGAGCGGCAGGATGCCGTCTTCTGGCCCTATCACCGGTTACTGGCCGAGATCTGGGCGCGCCAGACCACCCGCCATGAGCGCCCGTTCTTCTTCGCGCTGCACAGTTGCACCCGCGTCTTCGACGGCCTGCATCGCCCCTGGGACGGTGGCACGATCTGGCATGACGACGACACGCTGTCGCGCCATCTGCTCGGCCATATCGGCGCGGAAAAGGGCCTCGTGCTTGGGGACAACCAGCCCTACTCCGGTCGGAGTGGCGTCTACACGGTCGATTGGCACAGCTATGGCACGGGCCTTCCGGCCTGCGGCTTTGAGGTGACGAACGATCTTCTGGAGACCGGGCCGGACCGAGCCCGCTGGGCCAGCCGCCTTGCCGGCGCCTTGACTGCCGCCATCGATCAGGGAGTCGCCGCATGA
- a CDS encoding peptide ABC transporter substrate-binding protein codes for MSMAKFLTAAALALLPLPAQAQRGADGDLKILYWQAASTLNPYLSGIGKEVDAAALIVEPLARFDPQGTLVPLLAAEIPTRENGGISADTTMITWKLRPGVKWADGSAFTAKDVLFTWKYCTAPGAGCAASNSFDGIKDIVAKDDLTIEIQFAQPTPYPYVPFVSSTTPVLQEAQFKDCMGAKIASCTTQNFAPIGTGPYKVKEFKPNDVVIYTMNTAYREAGKPHFSGVTIKGGGDPMSSARAVFETGETDYAWNLMLAPDVMAKLTSTGKARTVTAHGTMVEFLFLNLTDPSSDLGDKRSTVAGGPNKILSDIRVRKALSLAIDRAEIAEVLYGDQGKATCNVVPAPAQYVSTANDSCLKPNVAAAKALLDEAGWKPGADGVREKGGQKLRLSFLTSTSGVRQDTQAMLKEYWKTLGVAVDLRNVSASVFFGGDAGNPDTRQKFYADIEMYTDNSKGLDQEPYLNKWTCAAIPSPATQWQGSNMPRYCSQDYDNLSKTVRKTDGITERADLARKMNDMLVQSYSVIPLVHRGNISGATKSLAGVAMNPWDSELWDVGNWSRSK; via the coding sequence ATGAGCATGGCCAAGTTCCTGACCGCAGCCGCGCTTGCGCTGCTGCCCCTCCCCGCGCAGGCCCAGCGGGGGGCGGATGGGGATCTCAAGATCCTCTACTGGCAGGCCGCCTCGACGCTGAACCCCTATTTGTCCGGGATCGGCAAGGAGGTCGACGCGGCGGCGCTCATCGTCGAGCCGCTCGCACGCTTCGATCCGCAGGGTACGCTGGTGCCGCTGCTGGCGGCGGAGATCCCGACCAGGGAAAATGGCGGCATCTCAGCCGACACGACGATGATCACCTGGAAGCTGCGGCCCGGCGTAAAATGGGCCGATGGCAGCGCCTTCACGGCCAAGGACGTGCTCTTCACCTGGAAATACTGCACGGCGCCGGGCGCGGGCTGTGCCGCCTCGAACTCCTTCGACGGCATCAAGGACATCGTCGCCAAGGACGACCTGACGATCGAGATCCAGTTCGCGCAGCCGACGCCCTACCCTTACGTGCCGTTCGTCAGTTCGACGACGCCGGTGCTGCAGGAAGCGCAGTTCAAGGACTGCATGGGCGCCAAGATCGCCTCCTGCACCACGCAGAACTTCGCACCGATCGGCACCGGCCCCTACAAGGTCAAGGAGTTCAAGCCGAACGACGTCGTCATCTACACGATGAACACCGCCTATCGCGAAGCCGGCAAGCCGCATTTCTCCGGCGTAACGATCAAGGGCGGCGGCGACCCGATGTCCTCGGCGCGGGCCGTCTTCGAGACGGGAGAAACCGACTACGCCTGGAATCTGATGCTGGCACCCGACGTCATGGCCAAGCTGACCTCCACAGGCAAGGCACGGACGGTGACGGCCCACGGCACGATGGTCGAATTCCTGTTCCTCAACCTGACCGATCCATCCTCGGATCTGGGCGACAAGCGCTCGACCGTGGCGGGCGGCCCGAACAAGATCCTGAGCGACATCCGCGTGCGCAAGGCGCTCTCTCTCGCCATCGATCGCGCCGAGATCGCCGAGGTTCTCTATGGGGACCAGGGCAAGGCGACCTGCAATGTCGTGCCGGCGCCCGCCCAGTATGTCTCGACCGCCAATGATAGCTGCCTGAAGCCTAATGTCGCGGCGGCCAAGGCCCTGCTGGACGAGGCCGGCTGGAAGCCCGGCGCCGACGGGGTCCGCGAGAAGGGCGGACAGAAACTGCGGCTGTCCTTCCTGACCTCTACCAGCGGCGTCCGTCAGGACACCCAGGCCATGCTGAAGGAGTATTGGAAGACTCTCGGCGTCGCCGTCGACCTGCGCAATGTCAGCGCATCTGTGTTCTTCGGCGGCGATGCCGGCAATCCGGATACGCGGCAGAAATTCTATGCCGATATCGAGATGTACACCGACAACTCGAAGGGCCTCGACCAGGAACCCTACCTGAACAAATGGACCTGCGCGGCGATCCCCTCCCCGGCCACGCAATGGCAGGGCAGCAACATGCCGCGTTACTGCTCGCAGGACTACGACAACCTGTCGAAGACGGTTCGGAAGACCGACGGGATCACGGAGCGCGCCGATCTGGCGCGCAAGATGAACGACATGCTGGTGCAGTCCTACTCCGTCATCCCGCTCGTTCACCGCGGCAATATCTCGGGCGCGACGAAGTCGCTCGCCGGCGTCGCGATGAACCCCTGGGACAGCGAGCTCTGGGACGTCGGCAACTGGTCGCGTTCAAAGTAG
- a CDS encoding Ku protein yields MAPRAIWKGVFKVAEVTCPVALYTAASTGERISFHTLNRKTGNRVHRQFIDEVTGKPVEKDDQVKGYDRGDGDYIVLEPEEIAEATPESDKVLDVATFLPCDEIDDLFFDRPYYVTPSTPIATEAFILIRDVMASRKTAALARTVIFRRMRSILIRPHETGLIATTLNFDYEVRPAESAFDDIPKLKIEGEMLELAEHIIRTKAGRFDPKAFDDRYETALAELVKAKIEGRKIKPVKRPEPAKVVNLLDALRQSAKSSQGDGKSADKPAKKRKSARKTAAKTEPQRKAS; encoded by the coding sequence ATGGCGCCGCGCGCAATCTGGAAAGGCGTCTTCAAGGTCGCCGAAGTCACCTGCCCGGTGGCACTCTACACTGCCGCCTCAACCGGCGAGCGCATCTCCTTCCACACTCTGAATCGCAAGACCGGCAACCGAGTGCATCGCCAGTTCATCGATGAGGTCACCGGGAAGCCGGTCGAGAAGGATGATCAGGTCAAGGGCTACGATCGCGGCGATGGCGACTACATCGTGCTCGAGCCGGAGGAGATCGCCGAGGCCACGCCAGAAAGCGACAAGGTCCTCGACGTCGCGACCTTCCTGCCCTGCGACGAGATCGACGACCTGTTCTTCGACCGACCCTATTACGTGACGCCGAGCACGCCGATCGCGACCGAGGCCTTCATCCTGATCCGCGACGTCATGGCGAGCCGCAAGACAGCAGCCCTGGCGCGGACCGTGATCTTCCGGCGGATGCGCTCGATCCTGATACGGCCGCATGAAACCGGCTTGATCGCGACGACGCTCAATTTCGACTACGAGGTCCGCCCGGCGGAAAGCGCCTTCGACGACATCCCGAAGCTAAAGATCGAAGGCGAGATGTTGGAACTCGCCGAGCACATCATCCGCACCAAAGCTGGCCGCTTCGACCCCAAGGCTTTCGACGACCGCTACGAGACTGCGCTGGCAGAACTGGTCAAGGCGAAGATCGAAGGACGCAAGATCAAGCCGGTGAAGCGGCCGGAGCCGGCGAAGGTGGTCAATCTTCTCGATGCTCTCAGACAGAGCGCCAAGAGCAGTCAAGGCGATGGCAAATCGGCTGACAAACCCGCCAAGAAGCGAAAATCCGCCCGCAAGACGGCCGCGAAGACCGAACCACAGCGGAAGGCGAGCTGA
- a CDS encoding MurR/RpiR family transcriptional regulator, whose translation MSAPPLFDRIRSEARSTAERKVASTLLEGYPTRALATVEVLAKQASVSAPTVLRFLSKIGFSRFADFQAAAIADVERQLGSPLNNIRSETAAEPPEHVYQRTLLMQAEALQLAAAQAMPAEFDAIVDLLVSPRATIKLLGGRYSQNLAQRLATQLGQLRPGVAFTPLMLGFAYDTLVDAGPQDIFVIFDYRRYQSELLTFARGVRQSGARICLFTDIWRSPIAEYADAVLTSPDASTSPFGSRVVATAQIEAIVAAVSQRCRDWSRDRLARIEELRKLGAAEPPAKES comes from the coding sequence ATGTCCGCGCCGCCCCTTTTCGACAGGATTCGCAGCGAAGCCCGCTCGACGGCGGAGCGCAAGGTCGCCTCGACCCTGCTCGAAGGCTATCCGACGCGTGCGCTGGCGACGGTCGAGGTTCTCGCGAAACAGGCCTCGGTGAGCGCGCCGACCGTGCTGCGCTTCCTCTCCAAGATCGGCTTCTCGCGCTTCGCCGATTTCCAGGCCGCGGCCATCGCCGATGTCGAGCGCCAGCTCGGCTCGCCGCTGAATAACATCCGTTCCGAGACGGCTGCGGAGCCGCCGGAACATGTCTACCAGCGCACCCTGCTGATGCAGGCGGAGGCGCTGCAGCTTGCGGCCGCGCAGGCCATGCCGGCGGAATTCGACGCGATCGTCGACCTGCTGGTCTCTCCGCGGGCGACGATCAAGCTGCTGGGCGGCCGCTACAGCCAGAATCTCGCGCAGCGCCTGGCGACGCAGCTCGGCCAATTGCGGCCCGGTGTCGCCTTCACCCCGCTCATGCTGGGCTTCGCCTACGACACGCTGGTCGATGCAGGCCCGCAGGACATCTTCGTGATCTTCGACTACCGCCGTTACCAGAGCGAGCTTCTGACGTTCGCGCGCGGCGTGCGGCAAAGCGGCGCCCGGATCTGTCTGTTCACGGACATCTGGCGCTCGCCCATCGCGGAATATGCAGACGCCGTGCTGACATCGCCCGACGCCTCGACCTCGCCCTTCGGCTCACGTGTCGTCGCCACCGCCCAGATCGAGGCAATCGTCGCCGCGGTCAGCCAGCGTTGCCGAGACTGGAGCCGCGACCGGCTCGCCCGGATCGAAGAGCTGCGCAAGCTCGGCGCGGCCGAGCCGCCTGCCAAGGAAAGCTGA
- a CDS encoding ABC transporter permease, with amino-acid sequence MLHYTLRRLLVAIPTLLLISLVIFLLLGLAPGDPMAQLPLTIPPEVKEKMRASLGLGDPLLVRYFLWLKQFFWVEPLHVLDMLFGWNLAGESQRVMSWQSRAPVADIIAQRLPQTLWVVGLAYVVGTAIALPIGILSAYRQHSWFDQLGTFLSMIGFSVPTFFTGVLLIVIFSVELGWFPSLYDTTLRVTNWDSFLAQVRQMVLPVMVLALYNASQISRFMRASMLDNLRQDYVRTARANGLSERVVVLVHVLRNSMIPVVTVIAMGVPHIFGGAIITEQVFKVNGIGELLISSIQANDVPMVQTLTFIFAVLIVLFNLMADILYGILDPRIRYD; translated from the coding sequence CTACACGCTGCGCCGGCTCCTGGTGGCGATCCCCACGCTGCTGCTGATCAGCCTTGTCATCTTCCTGCTGCTCGGCCTCGCACCTGGCGACCCGATGGCGCAACTGCCGCTGACGATTCCGCCCGAGGTGAAGGAGAAGATGCGCGCGTCGCTTGGCCTCGGCGACCCCTTGTTGGTACGCTATTTCCTATGGCTCAAGCAGTTCTTCTGGGTCGAGCCGCTGCATGTCCTCGACATGCTGTTCGGGTGGAACCTCGCGGGCGAAAGCCAGCGCGTGATGTCGTGGCAGTCGCGTGCGCCCGTCGCCGACATCATCGCGCAAAGACTGCCGCAGACGCTTTGGGTCGTCGGTCTCGCCTATGTGGTGGGGACCGCCATCGCGTTGCCGATCGGCATCCTGTCGGCCTACCGCCAGCATAGCTGGTTCGATCAGCTCGGCACCTTCCTGTCGATGATCGGCTTCTCGGTGCCGACGTTCTTTACCGGCGTGCTGCTGATCGTGATCTTCTCGGTCGAACTGGGCTGGTTTCCCTCGCTCTACGATACGACGTTGCGGGTGACGAACTGGGACAGCTTTCTGGCGCAGGTGCGCCAGATGGTTCTGCCGGTCATGGTGCTCGCGCTCTACAATGCCAGCCAGATCAGCCGGTTCATGCGGGCCTCGATGCTCGACAATCTGCGGCAGGACTATGTCCGCACCGCTCGCGCCAACGGGCTGAGCGAGCGGGTGGTTGTCCTGGTCCATGTGCTGCGCAACTCGATGATCCCGGTCGTGACGGTGATCGCGATGGGCGTGCCGCATATTTTCGGCGGCGCCATCATCACCGAGCAGGTCTTCAAGGTGAACGGGATCGGCGAATTGCTGATCTCGTCGATCCAGGCCAACGATGTACCGATGGTCCAAACCCTGACCTTCATCTTCGCGGTGCTGATCGTGCTGTTCAACCTGATGGCCGACATCCTGTACGGCATTCTCGATCCGAGGATCCGCTATGACTGA